In a single window of the Gossypium hirsutum isolate 1008001.06 chromosome A13, Gossypium_hirsutum_v2.1, whole genome shotgun sequence genome:
- the LOC107893881 gene encoding uncharacterized protein isoform X2 → MKLCLLHTNPILLTLLPKFAFVFQYSIYVLICVSTKQNDWTKAICLFSFASYSILAAFGELETQALQVDYAIWAAQKAVTKAKYEWEQAFTLMKELKLKPPLLTFRAWIWATGTALDLKPNYVRAWANMGISYANQV, encoded by the exons ATGAAACTTTGTCTCTTGCACACAAATCCCATCCTTCTCACTCTTCTACCCAAGTTTGCTTTTGTGTTTCAGTATTCGATATATGTTTTAATCTGCGTTTCAACCAAACAAAACGACTGGACTAAAGCAATTTGCCTATTTTCATTTGCAAG TTATTCCATACTCGCCGCTTTCGGTGAACTTGAAACGCAAGCCTTGCAA GTGGATTATGCCATCTGGGCTGCTCAGAAAGCTGTCACAAAAGCTAAATACGAGTGGGAACAAGCCTTCACTCTCATGAAGGAACTTAAGCTTAAGCCTCCACTTCTCACTTTCAGGGCTTGGATTTGGGCTACTGGGACT GCACTAGATTTGAAGCCAAACTATGTGCGTGCTTGGGCAAACATGGGTATCAGTTACGCCAACCAG GTTTGA
- the LOC107893881 gene encoding protein SET DOMAIN GROUP 40 isoform X1, with product MKLCLLHTNPILLTLLPKFAFVFQYSIYVLICVSTKQNDWTKAICLFSFASYSILAAFGELETQALQVDYAIWAAQKAVTKAKYEWEQAFTLMKELKLKPPLLTFRAWIWATGTVSSQCLCFSGFFFFSFYLCWTAST from the exons ATGAAACTTTGTCTCTTGCACACAAATCCCATCCTTCTCACTCTTCTACCCAAGTTTGCTTTTGTGTTTCAGTATTCGATATATGTTTTAATCTGCGTTTCAACCAAACAAAACGACTGGACTAAAGCAATTTGCCTATTTTCATTTGCAAG TTATTCCATACTCGCCGCTTTCGGTGAACTTGAAACGCAAGCCTTGCAA GTGGATTATGCCATCTGGGCTGCTCAGAAAGCTGTCACAAAAGCTAAATACGAGTGGGAACAAGCCTTCACTCTCATGAAGGAACTTAAGCTTAAGCCTCCACTTCTCACTTTCAGGGCTTGGATTTGGGCTACTGGGACTGTAAGTTCACAGTGTTTATGCTTctctgggtttttctttttcagtttttaTTTATGTTGGACAGCTTCAACTTAG